The Gordonia sp. KTR9 genome contains a region encoding:
- a CDS encoding DUF5313 domain-containing protein, with amino-acid sequence MVHDREVATSQRTKPNPWEYVKYAYWARLPKSMLDWVAHDLAGPGASVRMVVRWAVPCIVVLIPMLFVPADWGVRITMTMPILLAYLFFSIALNRVYRRHRLVQHGLDPDLVNKLEREKNSDLYDEYHRKYRGERRRPGPTG; translated from the coding sequence GTGGTGCACGATCGAGAGGTGGCCACCTCACAGCGCACCAAGCCGAATCCCTGGGAGTACGTGAAGTACGCCTACTGGGCGCGTCTGCCGAAGTCGATGCTCGACTGGGTGGCCCACGATCTGGCCGGTCCCGGTGCCTCGGTCCGGATGGTGGTCCGCTGGGCGGTGCCCTGCATCGTCGTGCTGATCCCGATGCTCTTCGTCCCCGCCGACTGGGGTGTCCGGATCACGATGACCATGCCGATCCTGCTGGCCTACCTGTTCTTCTCGATCGCGCTGAACCGGGTGTACCGGCGTCACCGGCTGGTCCAGCACGGCCTCGATCCCGATCTGGTCAACAAGCTCGAGCGGGAGAAGAACTCCGACCTCTACGACGAGTACCACCGCAAGTACCGGGGCGAGCGCCGGCGACCCGGCCCGACAGGTTGA
- a CDS encoding polynucleotide kinase-phosphatase — protein MTELSIPELSLVVLVGTSGSGKSVFAGTHFLPTEVVSSDDCRAMVSDDPNDQGATTDAFDLLEYIVGKRLDRGRLTVVDATNVQASARKSLVALAKDHDVLPVAIVLDLPVALALERNASRPDRDFGAHVVKRQHDQLRRSLRGLKREGFRAIHVLGSPEAVASASIVRTRLLNDRRDEYGPFDVIGDVHGCREELEILLRRLGYAIVGEEGHSVDAAHPDGRRAVFVGDLIDRGPDSPGTLRLVMGMVASGNALCVSGNHEAKLVRALGRKDVRATHGLQETLDQLATEDDAFVAEVRRFCDSLVAHYVFDDGGLVVAHAGLAEKYHGRASGRVRAFALYGDTSGETDEFGLPIRYPWADEYRGAATVLYGHTPVPETEWINNTMCLDTGCVFGGSLTALRYPEREVMSVPARATYYQPIRPLVPPSRRPEVLRLTDVLGHRVISTEYMGRISVRDETAAGALEVMSRFAIAPAGLFYLPPTMSPVDSSSRDEFLEHPDEAFDHYAKHSIGRVVCEEKHMGSRAVVSVARDGSGSVHSRTGRAFFSDERQAAVLSRIADAVTEAGLWTELDTTRLLVDAEVLPWTAKAEPMVRSQYARVGAAATTAIPATIDVLTAAAARGADVGDLLDRTRTRGVNAGLFVDSYRHHVQPIASPLGIQVAPFQVLAGDAATYENRDHQWHLDIADRLAVADPELFRPTRRLVVETTAESSRAAGVTWWEDLTANGGEGMVVKPLANLVRGPKGLVQPGLKVRGREYLRIIYGPDYTDPTTLARLKNRNLRLKRSMALREYALGLEALRRAVAGEPLWRVHQCVFGVLAMESEAVDPRL, from the coding sequence ATGACCGAACTGAGCATCCCGGAACTGTCCCTGGTCGTCCTCGTCGGGACCAGTGGTTCCGGCAAGTCGGTGTTCGCGGGCACCCACTTCCTGCCGACAGAGGTCGTGTCCAGTGACGACTGCCGCGCGATGGTCTCGGATGACCCGAATGACCAAGGGGCGACCACAGATGCGTTCGACCTGCTCGAATACATCGTCGGCAAGCGGCTCGATCGCGGCCGGCTGACCGTCGTCGACGCCACCAACGTGCAGGCCTCCGCGCGCAAGTCGCTGGTGGCACTGGCGAAGGATCACGATGTGCTCCCGGTGGCGATCGTCCTCGATCTTCCGGTCGCACTGGCGCTGGAGCGCAATGCTTCTCGGCCGGACCGCGACTTCGGCGCGCACGTTGTCAAGCGTCAGCACGACCAGCTACGGCGGTCGTTGCGCGGCCTCAAGCGCGAGGGATTCCGCGCGATCCATGTCCTGGGCTCCCCCGAGGCCGTCGCGTCGGCCTCGATCGTGCGGACACGCCTGCTCAACGACCGTCGGGACGAATACGGTCCATTCGATGTCATCGGGGATGTGCATGGTTGTCGCGAAGAGCTCGAGATCCTCCTCCGGCGACTGGGTTACGCGATCGTCGGCGAGGAGGGCCACTCCGTGGACGCCGCACACCCAGATGGTCGCCGAGCGGTCTTCGTCGGCGATCTGATCGATCGCGGTCCGGACTCTCCCGGCACCCTCCGTCTGGTGATGGGTATGGTCGCGAGTGGCAACGCCCTCTGTGTATCGGGCAATCACGAGGCGAAACTCGTTCGCGCACTGGGCCGGAAGGATGTCAGGGCGACCCACGGTCTGCAGGAGACCTTGGATCAGCTGGCAACCGAGGACGATGCGTTCGTCGCCGAGGTCCGTCGGTTCTGCGACAGCCTCGTCGCCCATTACGTGTTCGACGACGGCGGACTGGTCGTCGCCCATGCGGGCCTGGCCGAGAAGTATCACGGCCGGGCCTCCGGCCGGGTGCGGGCGTTCGCCCTGTACGGCGACACGAGCGGTGAGACCGACGAGTTCGGCCTACCGATCCGCTACCCGTGGGCTGATGAGTATCGCGGTGCGGCAACCGTTTTGTACGGGCACACGCCGGTACCCGAGACCGAGTGGATCAACAACACGATGTGCCTGGACACGGGGTGCGTCTTCGGGGGTAGCCTCACCGCGCTGCGATATCCCGAGCGAGAGGTCATGTCGGTACCGGCGCGGGCGACGTACTACCAGCCCATCCGCCCCCTGGTCCCGCCGTCCCGCCGCCCGGAGGTGTTGAGGCTGACCGATGTCCTCGGGCACCGCGTCATCTCCACCGAGTACATGGGACGGATCTCCGTACGAGATGAGACCGCCGCGGGCGCACTGGAAGTGATGAGCAGGTTCGCGATTGCGCCGGCCGGGTTGTTCTACCTGCCGCCGACGATGTCGCCGGTGGACAGCTCGTCGCGCGACGAATTCCTGGAGCACCCGGATGAGGCATTCGACCACTACGCGAAGCACTCGATCGGTCGGGTCGTCTGCGAAGAGAAGCACATGGGGTCTCGCGCCGTCGTCAGTGTGGCGCGCGACGGGTCCGGCTCCGTCCATTCCCGCACCGGGCGGGCGTTCTTCTCCGACGAACGGCAGGCGGCGGTGCTGTCGCGGATTGCCGACGCGGTCACCGAGGCGGGCTTGTGGACCGAGCTCGACACCACCCGCCTACTGGTGGACGCCGAGGTGCTGCCGTGGACAGCGAAGGCGGAGCCGATGGTTCGTAGTCAGTACGCCAGGGTCGGAGCCGCGGCGACAACCGCGATACCGGCCACGATCGACGTGCTGACGGCCGCGGCCGCGCGAGGGGCCGACGTCGGCGATCTACTCGACAGGACCCGAACACGCGGCGTCAACGCCGGCCTCTTCGTCGATTCCTATCGCCATCACGTCCAACCGATCGCTTCCCCGTTGGGTATCCAGGTTGCACCTTTCCAGGTCCTCGCCGGGGATGCCGCGACGTACGAGAACCGTGATCACCAATGGCATCTCGACATCGCCGACCGCCTGGCCGTCGCCGACCCGGAACTGTTCCGGCCCACCCGCCGCCTCGTCGTGGAGACCACCGCAGAATCCTCTCGCGCGGCGGGTGTGACCTGGTGGGAGGACCTGACCGCGAACGGCGGCGAAGGTATGGTCGTCAAGCCGCTCGCCAATCTCGTGCGCGGCCCCAAGGGCCTCGTACAGCCCGGGCTCAAAGTCCGTGGGCGCGAGTACCTGCGGATCATCTACGGCCCCGACTACACCGACCCGACGACGCTCGCTCGGCTCAAGAACCGCAATCTCCGACTGAAACGGTCGATGGCGCTTCGGGAGTACGCGCTGGGCCTCGAAGCCCTCCGTCGAGCGGTGGCCGGAGAGCCGCTGTGGCGCGTTCACCAGTGCGTGTTCGGCGTCCTCGCGATGGAGTCGGAGGCCGTCGACCCGCGACTGTAA
- a CDS encoding CaiB/BaiF CoA transferase family protein → MTPDEGPLPLEGITVVALEQAVAAPLATRHLADLGARVIKVERVGDGDFARHYDAAVRGGVGSHFVWLNRGKESVALDLKTEAGRDAIRTLTAGADVFVQNLAPGAAGRLGLSADDLRADHPELVVVDMSGYGDAGPYRDRKAYDMLVQAEAGLISVTGTPEEMAKTGIPSSDIAAGMYALTSVLSALLRRATTGLGARVSVAMFDATVEWMGHPMYLRLYGGRQIARAGLGHAAIVPYDKYPTQDGDILIGVQNDRGWDALTRVALDRPDLADDPRYRTNIDRVSRRAEVDAVISAETKRFTTDELDRRLAEAGIPAAEIRDLEGVVDHPQLSERGRWREVDTEVGPVRALLPPLTFDDVELAMGPVPALGQHTEEVLREFGIDVPQTPSA, encoded by the coding sequence GTGACCCCGGACGAAGGACCGCTGCCCCTCGAAGGCATCACCGTGGTGGCGCTCGAGCAGGCCGTCGCCGCACCGCTGGCCACCCGGCATCTGGCCGACCTCGGCGCCCGGGTCATCAAGGTGGAACGGGTCGGCGACGGCGACTTCGCCAGGCATTACGACGCGGCGGTGCGCGGCGGAGTCGGTTCGCACTTCGTATGGCTCAACCGCGGCAAGGAGTCGGTCGCACTCGACCTCAAGACCGAGGCCGGACGCGACGCCATCCGAACCCTGACCGCTGGCGCAGACGTCTTCGTCCAGAATCTCGCCCCCGGCGCGGCCGGCCGGCTCGGTCTGAGCGCCGACGATCTGCGCGCGGACCATCCCGAACTCGTCGTCGTCGACATGTCCGGGTACGGCGACGCGGGACCGTATCGCGACCGCAAGGCCTACGACATGCTGGTCCAGGCCGAGGCCGGGCTCATCTCGGTGACCGGGACACCGGAGGAGATGGCGAAGACCGGCATCCCGTCCTCGGACATCGCCGCCGGAATGTACGCCCTCACCTCCGTGCTGTCGGCGCTGCTGCGACGGGCCACCACCGGACTCGGCGCCCGGGTCTCGGTGGCGATGTTCGACGCCACGGTCGAATGGATGGGCCACCCGATGTACCTGCGTCTCTACGGCGGCCGGCAGATCGCCCGCGCCGGTCTCGGACACGCGGCGATCGTGCCCTACGACAAGTACCCGACCCAGGACGGCGACATCCTGATCGGCGTGCAGAACGACCGTGGCTGGGACGCATTGACCCGCGTCGCCCTCGACCGCCCGGATCTCGCCGACGACCCCCGCTACCGCACCAACATCGACCGGGTCTCGCGACGAGCCGAGGTGGACGCGGTGATCAGCGCGGAGACCAAACGGTTCACCACCGACGAACTCGACCGACGTCTCGCCGAGGCGGGCATACCCGCCGCCGAGATCCGCGACCTCGAGGGTGTCGTCGACCATCCGCAGCTGAGCGAGCGCGGCCGCTGGCGCGAGGTGGACACCGAGGTCGGCCCGGTACGGGCGCTCCTGCCGCCGCTGACCTTCGACGACGTGGAACTGGCGATGGGCCCTGTCCCGGCACTCGGGCAGCACACCGAGGAGGTCTTGCGGGAATTCGGGATCGACGTCCCGCAGACCCCGTCAGCGTAG
- a CDS encoding MarR family winged helix-turn-helix transcriptional regulator codes for MGSEMTASADDPAGPDPVSPGPISPDPISGLEAELADFWRRGRVRTRLRARAIDPRLDPSCYPLITVLARHNSMPMSELVTAVGMEKSTVTRQIDAVVRLGLAERHPDPRDARARVVTLTDHGRERIDAVLASAVTDWRARLAQWDPDDIRTLTHLLHRLTEATNDLEDREGSR; via the coding sequence ATGGGTTCGGAGATGACCGCGTCGGCCGACGACCCCGCCGGTCCGGATCCCGTCAGTCCGGGTCCCATCAGCCCGGATCCGATCAGCGGTCTCGAGGCCGAACTCGCCGACTTCTGGCGGCGGGGCCGGGTCCGCACTCGCCTGCGCGCCCGCGCCATCGATCCGCGGCTCGACCCGTCGTGCTACCCCCTCATCACCGTGCTGGCCCGGCACAATTCCATGCCGATGTCGGAGCTGGTCACCGCCGTCGGCATGGAGAAGTCGACGGTCACGCGTCAGATCGACGCGGTCGTGCGGCTCGGACTGGCCGAGCGGCACCCCGACCCGCGCGACGCGCGCGCCCGCGTGGTCACCCTCACCGACCATGGTCGCGAGCGCATCGACGCGGTACTCGCCTCCGCGGTCACCGACTGGCGCGCGCGACTCGCCCAGTGGGACCCCGACGACATCCGGACGCTCACCCACCTGCTGCACCGTCTCACCGAGGCCACCAACGACCTCGAGGACCGCGAGGGTTCTCGTTGA
- a CDS encoding catalase — translation MSDDSLFTTRDSGAPAGSDEHSLTVGAGGPIVLHDHYLIEQMAQFNRERIPERQPHAKGSGAFGTFETTQDISAYTCAALFQPGVKTEMVARFSTVAGERGSPDTWRDPRGFALKFYTSEGIYDMVGNNTPVFFVKDPMKFQHFIRSQKRRQDNNLRDHDMQWDFWTLSPESAHQVTWLMGDRGIPKTWRHMNGYTSHTYLWVNAEGVKHWVKYHFKSDQGVEHLTQHEADQMAAADTDFHTRDLFENIAAGNHPSWTLKVQLMPFDDAVSYRFNPFDLTKVWPHGDYPLVEVGKMTLHTNPVDHHTQIEQAAFEPNNVVPGIGFSPDRMLLARVFSYADAHRHRIGGNYKQIPVNAPTNEVHSYSKDGAMRIHNVTDPVYAPNSKGGPSALYPGQGEPQWAANGEILRSAYVDHPEDDDWGQAGTLVREVFDDEQRERFVDNVVGHLLNGVSEPILQRAFEYWHRVDPDIGARIKSGVTEKQDESDPKKDDQANPARSSMQEKAKAEKA, via the coding sequence ATGTCCGACGATTCACTGTTCACCACCCGGGATTCGGGAGCACCGGCGGGGAGCGACGAACACTCCTTGACCGTCGGCGCCGGCGGCCCGATCGTCCTGCACGATCACTATCTGATCGAGCAGATGGCGCAGTTCAACCGCGAGCGGATCCCCGAGCGCCAGCCACATGCCAAGGGCAGCGGCGCCTTCGGCACATTCGAGACCACGCAGGACATTTCGGCATACACGTGTGCCGCCTTGTTCCAGCCGGGCGTGAAAACCGAGATGGTGGCGCGATTCTCGACGGTCGCAGGCGAGCGCGGAAGTCCGGACACCTGGCGTGACCCGCGCGGTTTCGCGCTGAAGTTCTACACGTCCGAAGGTATCTACGACATGGTCGGCAACAACACGCCGGTCTTCTTCGTCAAGGATCCGATGAAGTTCCAGCACTTCATCCGGTCGCAGAAACGCCGACAGGACAACAACCTTCGCGACCACGACATGCAGTGGGACTTCTGGACGCTCTCACCGGAGTCCGCACATCAGGTCACCTGGCTGATGGGTGACCGGGGAATCCCCAAGACCTGGCGCCACATGAACGGCTACACCTCCCACACCTATCTGTGGGTGAACGCCGAAGGCGTGAAGCACTGGGTGAAGTACCATTTCAAGTCCGATCAGGGCGTCGAGCATCTCACGCAGCACGAAGCCGACCAGATGGCCGCGGCCGACACCGATTTCCACACTCGGGACCTCTTCGAGAACATCGCCGCCGGCAACCATCCGAGCTGGACCCTCAAGGTGCAGCTCATGCCGTTCGACGACGCGGTGAGTTACCGGTTCAACCCGTTCGACCTGACCAAGGTCTGGCCACACGGCGACTACCCGCTCGTCGAGGTCGGCAAGATGACCCTCCACACGAATCCGGTGGATCACCACACGCAGATCGAGCAGGCGGCGTTCGAGCCCAACAACGTCGTGCCGGGTATCGGCTTCAGCCCCGACCGCATGCTGCTGGCGCGCGTGTTCTCCTACGCCGATGCCCACCGCCACCGGATCGGCGGCAACTACAAGCAGATCCCGGTGAACGCGCCGACCAACGAGGTCCACTCGTACTCCAAGGACGGCGCCATGCGGATCCACAACGTCACGGACCCGGTGTACGCCCCGAACTCGAAGGGCGGGCCGTCCGCGCTCTATCCCGGACAGGGCGAGCCGCAGTGGGCGGCCAACGGTGAGATCCTCCGCAGCGCCTACGTCGACCACCCCGAGGACGACGACTGGGGTCAGGCGGGCACGCTGGTCCGCGAGGTCTTCGACGACGAGCAGCGTGAACGCTTCGTGGACAACGTCGTCGGACACCTCCTCAACGGCGTCTCCGAACCGATCCTCCAGCGGGCCTTCGAGTACTGGCATCGCGTCGACCCCGACATCGGCGCGCGCATCAAGTCCGGGGTGACCGAGAAGCAGGACGAATCCGACCCCAAGAAGGACGACCAGGCCAACCCGGCCCGCTCGTCGATGCAGGAGAAGGCGAAGGCCGAGAAGGCCTGA
- a CDS encoding 3' terminal RNA ribose 2'-O-methyltransferase Hen1, translating to MLLTISAERSSILETPSDLGFLLHKHPERVQAFDVYGGTAHVFYPEVDDDRCTAAMVIEVDPVALVRGRSGARDGYALGQYVNDRPYVASSLLAVAMGKVFRSALQGRCASRDRLAESELDLTIALPAVPGDPDLVRRLFEPMGWDVTADAIDLDATRPEWGAAPLVSLTLVGSLRLADALNHLYVLLPVLDDAKHYWVGDDEVDKLVRAGSGWLAAHPERELITHRYLAHQRGLKDAATQRLIELDDRPLDDAADDAEPDVSRPLVRWRHDAVLDVVREFRPATIVDLGCGPGALLGSLLELHGVTRVIGTDVSDSSLSKAAKRLHVDRMTERQSGRLTLLLSSLQYEDDRLDGLDLAILMEVIEHMDPERLPAVVDNVFGTMRPRRVVVTTPNSEYNVRYPALAEGGFRHPDHRFEWTRREFGTWARQVGERYGYDVDLRPVGECDEEVGSPTQMAVFAQSTTTGGSA from the coding sequence ATGCTGTTGACCATCTCGGCCGAACGTTCGTCGATCCTCGAAACACCGAGCGATCTGGGCTTCCTGCTGCACAAGCATCCGGAGAGGGTTCAGGCGTTCGATGTGTACGGAGGCACGGCGCATGTCTTCTACCCCGAGGTCGACGACGACAGGTGCACGGCAGCGATGGTGATCGAGGTCGATCCGGTCGCGTTGGTGCGGGGACGTTCTGGTGCGCGCGACGGGTACGCGCTGGGCCAGTACGTCAACGACCGTCCCTACGTCGCGTCGTCGTTGCTCGCGGTGGCGATGGGGAAGGTGTTCCGGTCGGCGCTCCAGGGCCGCTGCGCCTCTCGGGATCGACTCGCGGAGTCGGAGCTGGATCTGACCATCGCCCTCCCCGCGGTCCCGGGTGATCCTGATCTGGTGCGCCGCTTGTTCGAACCCATGGGGTGGGACGTCACAGCCGACGCGATCGACTTGGATGCCACCAGACCCGAATGGGGAGCTGCACCGCTGGTGTCACTGACCCTCGTCGGGTCGCTTCGTCTGGCCGACGCGCTGAATCACCTCTACGTCCTGCTGCCCGTGTTGGACGACGCGAAGCACTACTGGGTCGGCGACGACGAGGTCGACAAGCTGGTCCGCGCAGGATCGGGGTGGCTGGCCGCCCACCCGGAGAGGGAGCTGATCACTCATCGCTATCTGGCCCATCAGCGCGGACTGAAAGACGCTGCCACGCAGCGACTGATCGAGCTGGACGACCGGCCGCTCGACGACGCGGCGGACGACGCCGAGCCCGATGTCTCGCGTCCCCTGGTGCGGTGGAGGCACGACGCGGTCCTCGACGTCGTTCGTGAGTTCCGGCCGGCGACGATCGTCGACCTCGGGTGTGGACCGGGCGCGCTGCTCGGTTCGTTGCTCGAGCTGCACGGGGTGACACGTGTCATCGGAACGGACGTGTCCGACTCGTCCCTGTCGAAGGCAGCCAAGCGGTTGCATGTCGACCGGATGACCGAGCGCCAGTCCGGGCGCCTGACGTTGCTGCTGTCGTCGCTGCAGTACGAGGACGATCGCCTCGACGGCCTGGATCTGGCGATCCTCATGGAAGTCATCGAACACATGGACCCGGAACGGCTTCCGGCGGTCGTCGACAACGTCTTCGGGACGATGCGGCCACGCCGGGTCGTCGTCACGACACCCAACAGCGAGTACAACGTGCGGTATCCGGCTCTGGCCGAGGGCGGCTTCCGACACCCCGATCACCGTTTCGAGTGGACCCGCCGGGAGTTCGGAACGTGGGCCCGCCAGGTAGGCGAACGCTACGGATACGACGTCGATCTGCGGCCCGTCGGCGAATGTGACGAGGAGGTCGGGTCGCCGACACAGATGGCCGTGTTCGCCCAATCGACCACGACAGGGGGATCAGCATGA
- a CDS encoding competence/damage-inducible protein A has protein sequence MSVRAGIVVTGTEVLTGRIADQNGPWLSAELLELGVDVAHITICGDRPDDLTAQLRFLAEQQVDLIVTSGGLGPTADDLTVATVAAFCGRELLLDPGLEEHIAAIIQRWRGVGFDVDSGPTRAGIRKQALVPVGAAPVPPTGTAPGVVIPAAAGVPTIVVLPGPPSELQAMWPTAIASAAIADVLSRADDLRQATIRAYGLLEAELAETLRSAETSISSFDRLEITTCLRRGELDMVTRFAAGDTPVYDALLGFLTEHHGRQIFSTDGSTIDDQLVAALDGKLIATAESCTGGLVAARLTDRPGSSAYVMGGVVSYSNDAKSDLLDVPTELIATHGAVSVEVAAAMAEGALTRFGTDVAVSTTGVAGPGGGTEAKPVGTVCFGVALRGRPTLTVTRRFPGDRERVRSLTTTAALHLVVRALNETAPSAP, from the coding sequence GTGAGTGTGCGCGCAGGCATCGTGGTGACCGGAACCGAGGTCCTGACCGGCCGGATCGCCGACCAGAACGGACCCTGGCTGTCCGCGGAACTCCTCGAACTCGGGGTCGACGTCGCCCACATCACGATCTGCGGCGACCGACCCGACGACCTCACCGCTCAGTTGCGCTTTCTCGCCGAGCAACAGGTGGACCTCATCGTCACCAGCGGCGGGCTCGGTCCCACCGCCGACGACCTGACCGTCGCCACCGTCGCCGCGTTCTGCGGTCGCGAACTGCTCCTCGATCCCGGACTCGAGGAACACATCGCCGCGATCATCCAGCGCTGGCGCGGGGTCGGATTCGACGTCGATTCCGGTCCGACGCGCGCCGGTATCCGCAAACAGGCCCTGGTACCGGTCGGGGCTGCTCCGGTACCACCCACCGGCACCGCGCCGGGTGTCGTCATCCCCGCTGCCGCCGGTGTCCCGACGATCGTCGTCCTGCCCGGTCCACCCAGCGAGCTCCAGGCGATGTGGCCGACGGCGATCGCCTCCGCGGCCATCGCCGATGTCTTGTCCCGCGCCGACGATCTCCGTCAGGCGACCATCCGCGCCTACGGACTCCTCGAAGCCGAACTCGCCGAGACCCTCCGATCGGCGGAGACCTCGATCTCCTCGTTCGATCGACTCGAGATCACCACCTGCCTACGACGAGGCGAACTCGACATGGTGACCCGATTCGCCGCCGGGGACACCCCGGTCTACGACGCCCTGCTGGGTTTCCTCACCGAACACCATGGGCGGCAGATCTTCTCGACCGACGGTTCCACGATCGACGACCAGCTGGTGGCAGCGCTGGACGGGAAGCTGATCGCGACCGCGGAGTCCTGCACCGGTGGACTCGTCGCCGCCCGGCTGACCGATCGGCCCGGATCCTCGGCCTATGTGATGGGCGGCGTGGTCTCGTACTCCAACGACGCCAAATCCGACCTGCTCGACGTACCGACCGAGCTGATCGCCACGCATGGCGCCGTCAGCGTGGAGGTCGCGGCGGCGATGGCCGAAGGGGCTCTCACGCGATTCGGCACCGATGTCGCCGTGTCGACCACCGGCGTTGCCGGACCCGGTGGCGGCACCGAGGCCAAACCCGTCGGGACCGTGTGTTTCGGCGTGGCCCTCCGCGGCCGGCCCACCCTCACCGTCACCCGCAGGTTTCCCGGCGACCGCGAGCGTGTCCGGTCGCTGACCACCACCGCCGCACTGCATCTCGTCGTGCGTGCGCTCAACGAGACCGCCCCCTCCGCCCCGTGA
- a CDS encoding SDR family oxidoreductase, which produces MSDHLQGKTIIITGAGGGFGKVIAEMCAAQGANIVGVDIDDAGLTGAVEGIVAAGGSAVAHLADVTDMDQMKGAAAVAVDRFGAIDVIVNNAGVMPLAFFADHARAWEKWHKAIDINIKGVVNGISAVYDQMIAQGRGQVVNIASIYGNGGFEGSGVYSATKAAVTMLSDSLRIEAKGKIKVTTVKPTGVAGTNLASWIVNDRAIRGIVGQRAASYREHITELMQGTLPAELTDVDSVKYWLITPEDLARAVVHVIDQPWGISLSDVTVRASGEDYLY; this is translated from the coding sequence ATGTCTGATCATCTGCAGGGCAAGACCATCATCATCACCGGCGCCGGAGGCGGTTTCGGCAAGGTCATCGCGGAGATGTGCGCGGCGCAGGGCGCCAACATCGTCGGTGTCGACATCGACGATGCCGGACTCACCGGAGCCGTCGAGGGCATCGTTGCCGCGGGCGGATCGGCTGTCGCACACCTCGCCGATGTCACCGACATGGACCAGATGAAGGGCGCCGCGGCGGTGGCGGTGGATCGCTTCGGCGCGATCGACGTGATCGTCAACAATGCCGGCGTCATGCCGCTGGCGTTCTTCGCCGACCACGCACGGGCCTGGGAGAAGTGGCACAAGGCCATCGACATCAACATCAAGGGCGTCGTGAACGGCATCTCCGCCGTGTACGACCAGATGATCGCGCAGGGTCGCGGTCAGGTGGTGAACATCGCGTCGATCTACGGCAACGGCGGCTTCGAGGGCTCGGGGGTCTACAGCGCGACCAAGGCGGCGGTGACGATGCTGTCGGACTCGTTGCGCATCGAGGCGAAGGGCAAGATCAAGGTCACGACGGTCAAACCCACCGGCGTCGCCGGCACCAACCTGGCGAGCTGGATCGTCAACGACCGCGCGATCCGCGGAATCGTCGGACAGCGCGCCGCGTCGTATCGCGAGCACATCACCGAGTTGATGCAGGGCACGCTTCCCGCGGAACTCACCGACGTCGACTCGGTGAAGTACTGGCTCATCACCCCCGAGGATCTCGCACGGGCGGTCGTGCACGTCATCGACCAGCCGTGGGGGATCAGCCTGTCGGACGTGACGGTGCGGGCCAGTGGCGAGGACTACCTGTACTGA